One window of Psychrobacillus sp. FSL H8-0483 genomic DNA carries:
- a CDS encoding PH domain-containing protein, whose product MRIEPMNRISEKGLRVWRIYGSLQTLIALLLGIGVGAINFFIDNYMWIYIVDGLVVLLIGYLLIFLFPKVRWTRWKYEVRDQEIELQHGLFVVKRTLVPMVRVQHVDTEQGPILRKYDLASITISTAATSHTIPALVTAEADELRGRISVLARVAEDDV is encoded by the coding sequence TTGAGAATTGAACCAATGAATAGAATCTCGGAAAAAGGACTACGCGTATGGCGGATATATGGGAGTCTACAAACACTTATTGCATTACTACTTGGAATTGGTGTTGGTGCAATCAATTTCTTTATTGATAACTATATGTGGATATACATAGTAGATGGATTGGTAGTGCTACTCATAGGGTATTTACTCATTTTTTTATTTCCAAAAGTAAGATGGACACGTTGGAAATATGAAGTAAGAGATCAAGAAATTGAACTGCAGCATGGCTTATTTGTTGTGAAACGTACGCTAGTACCAATGGTTCGCGTGCAGCATGTCGACACAGAGCAAGGACCGATTTTAAGAAAGTATGATTTGGCATCTATTACGATTTCGACTGCTGCTACTAGTCATACAATTCCCGCACTTGTTACTGCTGAAGCAGATGAGCTCCGTGGGAGAATATCTGTACTAGCGAGGGTGGCGGAAGATGATGTCTAA
- a CDS encoding D-alanine--D-alanine ligase, producing MKIKLGLLYGGKSAEHEVSLLTARAVTQAINFDKYEVYPIFITKTGEWRKGNVLAGPAKTVESLKIGNETSKPNTITSFLPIEGDKASHLDVIFPLLHGPNGEDGTVQGLLEVLNIPYVGNGVLASAAGMDKVVMKQLFAQAGLSQVPYMYFIRNEWKKNQAALVDKMQENLKWPLFVKPANLGSSVGITKAANREELIRAVEFAFKYDRKIIVEQGIVARELEMSVLGNDSPRCSVAGEVLPTKDFYDYEAKYEDGTTNYAIPAVVSNELLKKMEDAAIRAFKVLDCSGLVRADFFVTDNEQVIINEVNTMPGFTPISMYPKLWMESGLSYSELIEELITLAIERYEEKQQLEHSKDGE from the coding sequence ATGAAAATTAAATTAGGTTTATTATATGGTGGAAAATCTGCAGAGCACGAAGTGTCTTTATTGACAGCGAGAGCAGTTACACAAGCGATTAACTTTGATAAATATGAAGTCTACCCAATCTTTATCACGAAAACAGGCGAGTGGAGAAAAGGGAATGTCCTAGCAGGTCCTGCAAAAACAGTGGAATCATTGAAAATAGGGAATGAAACAAGCAAGCCAAATACGATAACGAGCTTCTTGCCAATAGAAGGAGATAAAGCTTCGCATCTGGATGTTATTTTCCCTTTACTTCATGGTCCTAATGGAGAAGATGGAACCGTGCAAGGGCTACTAGAAGTATTGAACATACCGTATGTTGGGAATGGCGTTTTGGCATCTGCTGCTGGAATGGATAAAGTGGTCATGAAGCAATTATTCGCGCAAGCAGGCTTATCGCAAGTTCCTTATATGTATTTCATTCGAAATGAGTGGAAAAAAAATCAAGCAGCCTTGGTCGATAAAATGCAAGAAAACTTGAAATGGCCTTTATTTGTGAAACCTGCAAATTTAGGATCTAGTGTAGGTATTACGAAAGCTGCAAACCGAGAAGAACTAATCAGAGCAGTGGAGTTTGCTTTTAAATATGACCGTAAAATCATTGTGGAGCAAGGCATTGTTGCGCGTGAACTAGAAATGAGTGTTCTTGGAAATGATTCACCGAGATGTTCAGTGGCGGGTGAAGTATTGCCGACAAAAGATTTCTATGATTACGAAGCAAAATATGAGGATGGTACAACGAACTATGCTATTCCAGCTGTTGTTTCTAACGAGTTATTGAAAAAGATGGAAGACGCTGCAATTCGTGCGTTTAAAGTTTTAGATTGTTCTGGGCTTGTTCGTGCTGACTTCTTTGTTACGGACAATGAACAGGTAATTATCAATGAAGTGAATACGATGCCAGGATTCACGCCGATTAGCATGTATCCAAAACTTTGGATGGAATCAGGTTTGTCTTATTCAGAACTAATTGAAGAACTGATTACTCTAGCGATCGAACGCTACGAGGAAAAACAACAGCTTGAGCATTCAAAGGATGGAGAGTGA
- a CDS encoding multidrug efflux SMR transporter produces the protein MEWLILVVAGLCEVAFVVNMKLSEGFKKLKYTIFTIISASLSFFLLSIALKDIPVGTGYAVWTGIGAAGSVLLGMYFFQEKKSLKKIFYLSCIIFGVVGLKLFG, from the coding sequence ATGGAATGGCTCATTTTAGTTGTTGCAGGTTTGTGTGAGGTAGCATTCGTGGTGAATATGAAGCTATCCGAAGGATTTAAAAAGTTGAAATACACGATTTTTACGATTATTTCTGCTAGTTTAAGCTTTTTCTTATTGTCCATAGCACTAAAAGATATTCCGGTTGGTACTGGATATGCGGTATGGACAGGAATTGGAGCAGCAGGCAGTGTGCTACTCGGCATGTACTTTTTTCAGGAGAAAAAGAGTCTGAAGAAAATCTTCTATTTAAGCTGCATTATTTTCGGAGTAGTCGGCCTAAAATTATTCGGTTAA
- a CDS encoding PH domain-containing protein, whose amino-acid sequence MMSNEKYKLHPISALINFIKVLKDMIVPLVVVVAVNGFGGSADSDGWSSYITYSIYGVVLIFLLVSGIIKWKRFRYWFEEEELRIEYGLFVKKKRYIPFERIQSLNYTEGIFHRPFGLVKVKVETAGGGPTKEADAELTAISKLKADQIKKEMMQAKNKQTKELEETVVVQELIKEETRPIFQMSMKDLFVLASTSGGIGVFFSGLAIFASQFSNIIPYELIYDEIVVFIRFGVLMVALAVFAVLLVAWVVSVVLTLINYYEFTIRVEDDEIILTRGLLEKKKITIPLSRIQGIRVVENPLRQLTGYATVIVDSAGGSMAEKDEKIRLLPLIKKTKINSILVQIFPDLQFEPSFKKVPNRSRKFFYRLDFIWMIPVAAAVSYFFYPFGLLSLLLFPLSYVLGIWQKKTAGFYIEEQQLVVRYRVINKVTVWMEKKRIQAMTERTTYFQKRANVSSIITTIKSGVAGAATTIPHIEKADAEKLLDWYEPIRKPKIDIEKEQPLT is encoded by the coding sequence ATGATGTCTAATGAAAAGTATAAGCTTCACCCTATTTCTGCACTCATTAATTTTATAAAAGTGTTAAAAGACATGATTGTCCCGCTGGTTGTTGTCGTAGCAGTAAATGGATTTGGTGGCAGTGCGGATTCTGATGGCTGGTCATCTTATATAACGTATAGTATCTATGGAGTCGTTCTAATCTTTTTACTTGTTAGTGGCATTATCAAATGGAAACGATTTCGATATTGGTTTGAGGAAGAAGAACTACGAATTGAGTATGGTCTATTCGTAAAGAAAAAGCGATATATTCCTTTTGAAAGAATTCAGAGCTTGAACTACACAGAAGGTATTTTCCATAGACCTTTTGGATTGGTGAAAGTAAAAGTGGAGACTGCTGGTGGTGGACCAACAAAAGAAGCAGATGCTGAGTTAACCGCAATTTCAAAATTAAAGGCCGATCAAATCAAAAAAGAAATGATGCAAGCAAAAAATAAGCAAACGAAAGAGCTAGAGGAAACAGTCGTAGTTCAAGAACTCATCAAAGAAGAAACAAGACCAATATTCCAAATGTCGATGAAAGACTTGTTTGTTTTAGCGAGTACTTCCGGTGGGATAGGGGTATTTTTCTCGGGTCTTGCCATTTTTGCCTCGCAATTTTCAAACATTATACCTTACGAATTGATATATGATGAAATAGTTGTTTTCATTCGATTTGGTGTACTGATGGTAGCGCTAGCGGTTTTCGCTGTATTGTTAGTTGCTTGGGTTGTGTCTGTAGTACTAACGCTTATTAACTACTATGAATTTACGATTCGAGTAGAAGATGATGAAATAATTTTAACTAGAGGACTATTAGAGAAAAAGAAAATTACGATACCACTTTCTCGAATTCAAGGAATACGAGTGGTCGAAAATCCATTGCGTCAGCTCACAGGTTATGCGACTGTAATTGTAGACAGTGCTGGTGGTTCGATGGCTGAGAAAGATGAAAAAATTCGATTGCTTCCATTAATTAAAAAAACGAAAATCAATTCAATATTGGTGCAAATATTCCCAGATCTACAATTTGAACCAAGCTTCAAAAAAGTGCCAAATAGATCGAGAAAATTTTTCTATCGATTAGATTTTATATGGATGATTCCTGTTGCCGCAGCAGTTAGCTACTTTTTCTATCCATTTGGATTACTATCACTGCTTTTATTTCCATTAAGTTATGTTTTAGGTATTTGGCAAAAGAAAACAGCAGGATTTTATATAGAGGAACAACAGTTAGTAGTACGATATCGTGTTATTAATAAAGTAACCGTTTGGATGGAAAAGAAACGAATTCAAGCGATGACAGAACGAACAACCTATTTTCAAAAGAGAGCAAATGTATCGTCTATCATTACGACAATTAAATCCGGTGTAGCGGGGGCAGCAACAACGATTCCGCATATCGAAAAAGCAGATGCGGAAAAGCTTTTAGACTGGTACGAACCAATTAGGAAACCCAAAA
- a CDS encoding Lmo0850 family protein, whose protein sequence is MAKEVDLKKIVSNLAKLGVTVTMTKSRLDMLKALAPPAQSPHVQS, encoded by the coding sequence ATGGCTAAGGAAGTTGATTTAAAGAAAATTGTAAGTAATCTAGCAAAACTTGGTGTGACTGTTACAATGACAAAATCGAGACTTGACATGCTTAAAGCGTTAGCACCACCAGCACAAAGTCCTCACGTGCAAAGTTAA
- a CDS encoding alpha/beta fold hydrolase, producing MKTGVLCIHGFTGGPYELQPLVEYLEANTDWQIVVPTLPGHGETLELKRVTAETWMMAAEQALRQLQKEVDRVYVIGFSMGGIIAIYLALRYKIEKLVLLSAAAKYIYPTQLLQDVRDIAKEAMTGTLEDNTLYRLYSAKLRNTPIHAAIEFMRLVRMVEQYYGQINIPVCLVQGKKDGIVPFTTAPYLFDHISSETKKLIYSETGKHHICYSDDCNDWFPQILSFLIEDEEIQGTN from the coding sequence ATGAAAACGGGAGTACTTTGTATTCATGGTTTTACTGGTGGACCATATGAATTGCAGCCACTTGTAGAATATTTGGAAGCAAATACAGACTGGCAAATTGTTGTCCCTACACTTCCTGGTCATGGAGAAACGTTGGAACTTAAAAGAGTAACAGCGGAAACCTGGATGATGGCTGCTGAGCAGGCTCTTCGCCAGCTGCAAAAAGAAGTGGATCGTGTATACGTGATTGGATTTTCAATGGGTGGAATTATTGCCATATATTTAGCGCTCCGCTATAAAATAGAGAAGCTGGTTTTATTAAGTGCTGCTGCAAAATATATTTATCCTACTCAATTACTTCAAGATGTTCGAGATATTGCAAAAGAAGCAATGACAGGAACACTAGAGGACAACACACTTTATCGATTGTATAGTGCAAAATTACGAAACACGCCTATTCATGCAGCAATTGAGTTTATGCGATTAGTTAGAATGGTTGAGCAGTATTATGGGCAAATAAATATTCCTGTCTGTCTAGTGCAAGGAAAGAAAGATGGAATTGTACCATTCACAACAGCCCCATATTTATTTGATCATATAAGTTCCGAAACAAAAAAACTTATTTATTCCGAAACAGGCAAGCATCACATTTGCTATAGTGATGACTGTAACGATTGGTTTCCTCAAATTTTGTCATTTTTAATAGAGGATGAAGAAATACAAGGAACTAATTAA
- a CDS encoding FtsW/RodA/SpoVE family cell cycle protein, producing MENKKSFADRFDWTLAFIILLFLIISLLAISSAQTSGQYATNFIPRQLFWYIVGTVIIGFVMIFEPEQYKKMSWFIYGAGVLLLAILFILPESLALVEPRNGAKSWFHLPIGDIQPAEFMKTFYILGLARLITKHNETYLMKTLKTDFILLGKIGITLIIPLAFILTQPDLGTSLVFLAITAALVIVAGITWKIILPVFLGGAGLGALLLWMALYMQDFLQDKFGFDPYQFARIYSWLDPYSYASDEGLHLITSLNAIGSGEIFGKGYGGREVYVPENHTDFIFAVIGEEYGFVGASIVISIFFLLIFHLTKITLQLKDAYSTYVCAGIIAMITFHVFENIGMTIQLLPITGIPLPFISYGGSSLMGNMLAIGLVFSMKFHHKTYMFAKNEDD from the coding sequence ATGGAAAATAAAAAAAGCTTTGCCGATCGATTTGATTGGACCCTCGCTTTTATCATATTATTATTTCTTATCATTAGTTTGTTGGCGATTTCTTCCGCGCAAACATCTGGTCAATATGCTACAAACTTTATTCCAAGACAACTTTTTTGGTATATAGTTGGAACCGTCATTATTGGGTTTGTTATGATTTTTGAGCCAGAACAATATAAGAAGATGTCCTGGTTTATTTACGGGGCAGGCGTACTGCTTCTTGCTATCCTTTTTATCCTGCCTGAAAGTTTAGCTTTAGTAGAACCACGAAATGGTGCAAAAAGTTGGTTTCATTTACCTATCGGAGATATTCAGCCCGCAGAGTTTATGAAGACGTTCTATATTTTAGGACTTGCTCGATTAATAACAAAGCACAACGAAACGTACTTAATGAAAACATTGAAAACTGATTTTATATTACTGGGTAAAATTGGTATCACATTAATTATTCCTTTAGCGTTTATCTTAACTCAGCCAGACCTCGGTACTTCCTTAGTGTTTCTTGCAATAACAGCTGCATTAGTAATTGTAGCCGGTATTACATGGAAAATAATTCTCCCGGTATTTTTGGGAGGAGCAGGTCTAGGAGCACTACTATTATGGATGGCTCTTTATATGCAAGATTTTTTGCAGGATAAATTCGGATTTGATCCTTATCAGTTTGCCCGCATTTACTCTTGGCTAGATCCCTATTCCTATGCTTCAGATGAAGGACTGCATTTAATTACCTCCTTGAACGCTATTGGTTCTGGAGAGATTTTTGGGAAAGGCTATGGCGGCCGGGAAGTATATGTTCCTGAAAACCATACGGATTTTATTTTCGCTGTTATTGGTGAAGAATATGGATTTGTAGGAGCAAGTATTGTCATAAGTATTTTCTTTTTACTTATTTTTCATTTAACAAAAATTACACTTCAGTTAAAAGATGCGTATAGTACGTATGTATGTGCAGGAATAATTGCTATGATTACATTCCATGTATTCGAAAACATTGGAATGACGATTCAGTTACTACCAATCACAGGGATTCCACTTCCATTTATTAGCTATGGCGGTAGTTCGCTCATGGGGAATATGCTTGCAATCGGATTAGTATTTAGCATGAAGTTCCATCATAAAACGTATATGTTTGCTAAAAATGAAGATGATTAA
- a CDS encoding multidrug efflux SMR transporter, whose translation MAWILLILAGMTEIVWAIGLKEANAFTELLPSIVTIIFLVISFFFFAQAMKTIPIGTAYAIFTGIGAAGTAIVGILWFNETISFGKIFFLCLLLFGIIGLKLVDDEQEEE comes from the coding sequence ATGGCTTGGATTTTACTAATACTTGCAGGAATGACGGAAATAGTATGGGCGATAGGATTAAAGGAAGCAAATGCTTTTACGGAGCTTCTTCCATCTATTGTAACAATTATCTTTTTAGTCATTAGTTTTTTCTTTTTTGCACAAGCGATGAAGACGATTCCTATTGGAACAGCATATGCTATATTTACCGGGATTGGCGCAGCAGGAACTGCGATAGTTGGTATTCTGTGGTTTAACGAAACGATAAGCTTCGGTAAAATATTCTTTTTATGTTTATTACTCTTTGGCATCATTGGACTGAAGTTAGTGGACGATGAACAGGAGGAAGAATAA
- the murF gene encoding UDP-N-acetylmuramoyl-tripeptide--D-alanyl-D-alanine ligase has translation MKKKLSVIANWLQLEQLLEHNPLVTGVSINTRTLQPGDLFIPFRGESVNGHQFVQDAFEKGAAASLWLKDEPNPPKDVPLLFVESGEKALQQMAAVYRAELQTVFIGITGSNGKTSTKDLVAGMLSPYFRVKKTEGNFNNELGLPLTILSLEEDTEFAVLEMGMSSFGEIEFLSNLAKPTYAVITNIGEAHMQDLGSREGIAKAKFEIISGLNEQGQLFYDGDEPLLRPFIESVPSIKSKSFGAKEENHLRIREVRFTKQGSAFRVEGELNEEMSIPVLGEHQVKNTLAALLIGKEVGLTAEQMREALKQIVLTDMRMQVIEAPNGGIFINDAYNAAPTSMKAAISFLEKSSIKQDKWLVLGDMLELGANEKQYHEEMSASISNEVFSGVCLFGPRMKWLYNELTTQFNKEQLLWVENDYDQLISFLNNKINEQSIVLVKGSRGMKLEKVIEPFQK, from the coding sequence TTGAAAAAAAAATTATCAGTAATAGCTAACTGGTTACAACTAGAGCAATTACTTGAACATAATCCCCTTGTAACAGGAGTATCGATTAATACGAGAACATTGCAGCCTGGAGATCTATTTATTCCTTTTCGTGGGGAAAGTGTAAATGGACATCAATTCGTACAGGATGCTTTTGAAAAAGGAGCAGCGGCTTCTTTATGGTTAAAGGATGAACCGAATCCTCCAAAGGACGTTCCGCTTTTATTTGTGGAGAGTGGGGAAAAAGCACTTCAGCAAATGGCGGCCGTATATCGTGCGGAGTTACAGACTGTTTTTATCGGTATAACCGGCTCTAACGGGAAAACATCTACAAAAGATTTAGTTGCAGGTATGCTTTCTCCGTATTTCCGAGTGAAAAAGACAGAGGGTAACTTTAATAATGAATTAGGATTACCTTTAACGATTTTATCGCTGGAAGAAGATACGGAGTTTGCAGTGCTAGAAATGGGTATGAGTTCCTTTGGAGAAATTGAGTTTCTCTCGAATCTAGCGAAGCCCACATACGCAGTCATTACAAACATTGGAGAAGCACATATGCAGGATCTTGGTTCTCGAGAAGGTATTGCAAAAGCGAAATTTGAAATTATCTCCGGTCTTAATGAGCAAGGGCAACTCTTCTATGATGGGGATGAACCGCTACTTCGTCCGTTTATTGAAAGCGTTCCTTCTATTAAATCGAAATCTTTCGGTGCAAAGGAAGAGAACCATTTACGTATTAGGGAAGTTAGGTTTACGAAACAAGGTAGTGCGTTCCGTGTAGAAGGGGAACTGAACGAAGAAATGTCGATTCCAGTTCTTGGAGAGCATCAAGTGAAAAATACATTAGCGGCTTTATTAATTGGAAAAGAAGTTGGGTTAACTGCTGAACAAATGCGAGAAGCCTTAAAGCAAATTGTTTTAACAGATATGCGTATGCAGGTGATAGAAGCCCCTAATGGAGGAATCTTTATCAATGATGCTTATAATGCGGCACCAACTTCCATGAAAGCAGCCATTTCCTTTTTGGAGAAATCATCTATAAAGCAGGATAAGTGGCTAGTCCTTGGTGATATGCTGGAGCTCGGTGCTAACGAAAAGCAATACCATGAAGAGATGAGTGCATCTATTTCAAATGAGGTATTTTCCGGGGTTTGTTTATTCGGACCACGAATGAAATGGTTATATAACGAGTTAACAACGCAGTTTAACAAAGAACAGCTTTTATGGGTAGAAAATGATTATGACCAACTTATTTCCTTTTTAAATAATAAAATAAATGAACAGTCCATTGTTTTAGTAAAAGGCTCACGGGGAATGAAGCTAGAAAAAGTGATTGAGCCTTTTCAAAAATAA
- a CDS encoding CBS domain-containing protein, which yields MNVKDVMSKEVVTCNPQDYVSEVADQMRTLDIGCLPVVSNKKLVGMITDRDIVIRSVAKDVKSKVEDVMTKSVISVSPNESTIEAATVMGRNQVRRLPVVENGALVGFVSLADLAFPFPHVQEISNAMESISEPRHY from the coding sequence TTGAATGTAAAAGATGTGATGAGTAAAGAAGTTGTTACCTGCAATCCACAAGATTATGTAAGTGAAGTTGCGGATCAAATGCGAACACTTGATATTGGTTGCTTGCCCGTCGTGAGTAATAAAAAATTAGTGGGAATGATTACAGATCGAGATATTGTCATAAGGTCCGTTGCAAAGGACGTCAAAAGTAAAGTAGAAGATGTAATGACCAAATCGGTTATTTCCGTTTCCCCTAATGAATCTACAATCGAGGCTGCCACCGTAATGGGACGCAATCAAGTTCGACGACTGCCCGTGGTCGAAAATGGTGCGCTTGTAGGCTTTGTATCTTTAGCTGATTTAGCATTCCCCTTCCCACATGTCCAGGAAATTTCAAACGCTATGGAAAGCATATCCGAACCAAGACATTATTAA
- a CDS encoding MFS transporter, which translates to MKKTIFILMSIQFLVYLGFGIIIPVLPEVILQQNYNEIHVGGLLTVYSLASFFTAPLWGMLSDRIGRKTLILVGLVGFSLSFWLFSLFVDSLFMLYLSRVVGGLFSGALYAAVTGFAADLSDEENRNKYMGFLGMSIGLGFIFGPAIGGVLGHVSLSLPFTVSALLLLVIFVYALIILKEPQRSGEANKRALLPKGAASLWSYRIKYLFLFSFMVTFLLAGLEATFQLFQIERVEITPLQIGYLFMFSGFVDAAIQGGVVRRIKNGTETTWLMYAQIITAIGLFLTVFTNSIFWAGLSLCVFTAGNALARTTIVSLTSKESGGRYGTAAGMTYSMDNLGRIIGPLLFAWLFTKQPDNIYVLSGVLAVLSIGLIFAYRKSTKSLKDAA; encoded by the coding sequence ATGAAAAAGACCATTTTCATTTTAATGTCCATTCAATTTTTAGTTTACCTTGGTTTCGGGATCATAATTCCAGTGTTACCTGAGGTTATTTTGCAGCAAAATTACAATGAAATTCATGTTGGCGGTTTATTAACGGTTTACTCACTAGCATCTTTTTTTACTGCCCCACTTTGGGGAATGCTATCCGATCGAATTGGAAGAAAAACACTTATTTTAGTTGGACTAGTTGGGTTTAGTTTAAGCTTCTGGCTATTTTCACTCTTCGTTGATTCGTTATTTATGCTTTACTTGTCCCGAGTAGTTGGGGGGCTATTCTCTGGTGCCCTTTACGCAGCTGTTACTGGGTTTGCAGCAGATTTATCAGATGAAGAAAATCGCAATAAGTATATGGGATTCCTTGGGATGTCCATTGGTTTAGGCTTTATCTTCGGACCTGCTATCGGTGGTGTCCTAGGGCATGTTAGCCTATCTCTTCCATTCACAGTTTCTGCCCTTTTATTGTTAGTAATTTTTGTATACGCATTAATCATCTTAAAAGAACCACAACGTTCCGGTGAAGCGAATAAACGCGCACTTCTTCCAAAAGGTGCGGCAAGTCTTTGGTCATACCGTATTAAATACTTGTTCCTGTTTTCATTCATGGTGACTTTTTTACTTGCTGGTTTAGAAGCAACATTCCAACTGTTTCAAATCGAGAGAGTCGAAATTACTCCTTTACAAATAGGCTATCTATTCATGTTTAGTGGATTTGTAGACGCTGCCATTCAAGGTGGAGTTGTGCGACGTATTAAAAATGGTACCGAGACAACTTGGCTAATGTACGCACAAATCATTACTGCTATCGGACTATTCCTAACAGTATTTACGAATAGTATTTTCTGGGCGGGATTATCATTATGTGTATTCACTGCGGGTAATGCGCTTGCTAGAACAACGATTGTTTCGCTTACTTCGAAGGAATCTGGCGGAAGATATGGAACTGCCGCTGGAATGACGTATTCGATGGATAATTTAGGCCGGATCATTGGTCCACTATTATTTGCATGGTTGTTTACAAAACAACCAGATAATATTTATGTACTATCTGGTGTCCTAGCAGTTCTTTCAATTGGATTGATTTTCGCCTACCGCAAATCCACGAAGTCTTTGAAAGATGCCGCGTGA
- a CDS encoding DEAD/DEAH box helicase, producing MTNFSELNISASTLKSVQRMGFEEATPIQEGTITHAMSGRDVIGQAQTGTGKTAAFGIPMIEKIDTKNPNIQSLIIAPTRELAIQVSEELYKLGYDKKVRLLSVYGGQEISRQIRALKNKPQVIVGTPGRILDHINRRTLKLDQVQTLILDEADEMLNMGFIEDINTILESIPAERQTLLFSATMPGPIRKIADKFMKDPVEVKIKSKEMTVENIEQFYVKATEREKFDVLSRILNVHQPELAIIFGRTKRRVDELAHALSIRGYLAEGIHGDLSQAKRMSVLKQFKSNKIDILVATDVAARGLDISGVTHVYNFDIPQDPESYVHRIGRTGRAGKSGIAVTFVTPREMGYLRIVEDTTKKRMTALTPPSSDEALIGQQRVAIDTLSEIVNKNDLGDYRTLAAEMLGKFEAVDVIAAALKSLTKEPNDTPISLSEERPLPARRERSGGGGRSGGGGYKGNRSGGGGRSSSSRGGSDRGSSSRSGGGSRPSASGSRRSSGPRDGSTQRSTRTRSTRSEN from the coding sequence TTGACAAATTTTTCAGAATTAAATATTAGTGCTTCTACATTAAAATCCGTTCAACGTATGGGATTTGAAGAAGCAACACCAATCCAAGAAGGTACTATTACACATGCTATGAGTGGTCGCGATGTTATTGGTCAAGCACAAACTGGTACTGGTAAAACTGCCGCTTTCGGTATCCCGATGATTGAAAAAATAGATACAAAAAACCCGAATATCCAATCGTTAATTATCGCTCCAACTCGTGAACTTGCAATTCAAGTTTCAGAAGAGCTTTATAAATTAGGATATGACAAAAAGGTTCGTCTTTTATCTGTATATGGTGGTCAAGAAATTAGCCGTCAAATTCGTGCACTTAAAAACAAACCTCAAGTAATCGTTGGTACACCTGGTCGTATTCTTGACCACATCAACCGTCGTACGTTGAAACTTGATCAAGTCCAAACACTTATCTTAGACGAAGCAGATGAAATGCTTAACATGGGCTTCATCGAAGATATCAACACAATTTTAGAAAGCATTCCTGCTGAACGTCAAACATTATTGTTCTCAGCTACAATGCCAGGACCAATCCGTAAAATTGCTGATAAATTCATGAAAGATCCAGTTGAAGTAAAAATCAAGTCTAAAGAAATGACTGTTGAAAACATTGAACAGTTCTACGTAAAAGCTACTGAGCGTGAAAAATTTGATGTTCTTTCTAGAATCTTAAACGTTCACCAACCAGAGCTTGCAATTATTTTTGGTCGTACAAAACGTCGCGTAGACGAATTAGCACATGCTCTAAGCATTCGTGGTTACCTTGCAGAAGGAATCCATGGTGATTTAAGCCAAGCTAAACGTATGTCAGTATTAAAACAATTTAAATCAAATAAAATCGACATCCTTGTTGCAACAGATGTAGCGGCACGTGGATTAGATATTTCTGGCGTAACGCATGTTTACAACTTTGACATTCCACAAGATCCTGAAAGTTATGTTCACCGTATCGGTCGTACAGGACGCGCAGGGAAAAGTGGTATTGCTGTAACTTTCGTAACACCAAGAGAAATGGGTTACTTACGTATTGTAGAAGATACTACGAAAAAACGTATGACTGCTCTTACTCCACCAAGTTCAGATGAAGCATTGATCGGTCAACAACGTGTTGCAATTGATACTTTATCAGAAATCGTGAACAAAAATGATTTAGGTGATTACCGTACACTTGCTGCGGAAATGCTTGGAAAATTTGAAGCAGTAGACGTAATTGCTGCAGCTTTAAAATCATTAACAAAAGAGCCAAACGATACACCAATCTCTCTTTCTGAAGAACGCCCATTACCAGCTCGTAGAGAACGTAGCGGTGGAGGCGGACGCAGCGGTGGCGGTGGTTACAAAGGTAACCGTAGCGGCGGCGGCGGACGTAGTTCATCAAGTCGTGGAGGAAGCGATCGCGGATCATCTTCACGTTCAGGTGGCGGTTCTCGTCCAAGCGCTAGCGGCTCACGTCGTAGCAGTGGTCCACGTGACGGCTCTACACAACGTAGCACTAGAACTCGTTCAACACGTAGCGAAAACTAA